One Clarias gariepinus isolate MV-2021 ecotype Netherlands chromosome 18, CGAR_prim_01v2, whole genome shotgun sequence genomic window carries:
- the rpl24 gene encoding 60S ribosomal protein L24, with protein MKVELCSFSGYKIYPGHGRRYARIDGKVFQFLNAKCESAFLNKRNPRQINWTVLYRRKHKKGQSEEVTKKRTRRAVKFQRAITGASLAEILAKRNQKPEVRKAQREQAIRAAKEAKKAKQATKKPTTQSSKAPAKAAPKQKIAKPMKVSAPRVGGKR; from the exons ATGAA GGTTGAGTTGTGCAGTTTCAGTGGGTATAAAATTTATCCCGGCCATGGCCGGCGATATGCCCGAATCGACGGAAAG GTGTTCCAGTTTCTGAACGCCAAATGTGAGTCTGCGTTCCTGAACAAAAGGAACCCCAGGCAGATCAACTGGACCGTCCTGTACAGGCGCAAACACAAGAAGGGCCAATCT GAAGAGGTTACAAAAAAACGCACTCGCCGTGCTGTAAAGTTCCAGAGGGCCATCACTGGTGCCTCTCTCGCTGAGATCCTGGCCAAGAGGAACCAGAAGCCTGAAGTGCGCAAGGCCCAGAGAGAGCAGGCTATCAG GGCTGCCAAGGAGGCCAAGAAGGCAAAGCAGGCAACCAAGAAACCAACCACCCAGAGTTCCAAG GCCCCTGCCAAGGCTGCACCCAAACAGAAGATCGCTAAACCCATGAAAGTCAGCGCTCCTCGTGTTGGTGGCAAACGTTAA
- the LOC128506556 gene encoding interferon-induced GTP-binding protein Mx3-like isoform X2, which produces MMDSEQSSYEDIPNAGESSKRTEGVFHSHLDEKVRPFIDLIDSLRLIGIEEDLALPTIVVIGDQSSGKSSVLEALSGVALPRGSGIVTRCPLELKLRKIKCGVKWQAVISYRKEFIEFDDPSLVERYVETAQNKLAGEGVGICDELITLEIMAHDVCDLTLIDLPGIARVPVKGQPDDIGYQIKNLIRKYIEKDQTINLVVVPCNVDIATTEALKMAQEVDPEGKRTLAILTKPDLIDRGTEKNILEIVRNQVIPLSKGYVIVKCRGQKQIDDKVSLAEATRVEREFFRRHEFFSCLLNEERATIQCLATKLTQELVDHIKKSLPLISEEIKKQLWSLRKELSQCEAGPPLDPQKKKIFFIDILTKFNDKINRLASGEVVNNNNLFVLLRSEFKKWNDHLDSTKASFHSTVQEVVKEYDLKHRGRELPGFSDYKVFEMVVQRLVNLLTTPATDTLRVIRETIQKQFQDVSKTCFLNYPYLLCVATNKIDNIQSKQEAKVEQRIMEQFEMEQLVYTQDGIYFKTLNETNSAEGLKASEDNFAGFDNRNKYPEMLQAYYEIVVQRLADQVPMLIRYFMLKESAQLLCSEMLCLMDGANVAEALREESDVSRHRVDIQNRTNRLTLAQEKLSNFV; this is translated from the exons ATGATGGACAGTGAGCAAAGCAGTTATGAAGACATTCCTAATGCTGGTGAAAGCAG tAAGCGAACGGAAGGGGTGTTTCACAGTCATTTGGATGAGAAGGTTCGTCCCTTTATTGATCTAATCGACTCTTTGAGGCTGATTGGTATTGAAGAAGATTTAGCTTTGCCAACTATAGTTGTAATTGGAGATCAGAGCTCTGGAAAAAGCTCTGTGTTGGAAGCACTATCTGGAGTAGCATTGCCCCGAGGAAGTG GTATTGTTACGAGGTGTCCACTGGAGCTAAAGCTGAGGAAGATTAAATGTGGTGTTAAATGGCAAGCTGTAATATCGTACAGAAAAGAGTTTATTGAGTTTGATGACCCATCACTGGTTGAGCGTTACGTGGAGACAG CCCAGAATAAGCTGGCTGGAGAAGGTGTTGGAATTTGTGATGAACTCATCACTTTGGAGATCATGGCTCATGATGTGTGTGACCTTACACTGATCGATCTTCCTGGGATTGCCCGAGTTCCTGTAAAAGGTCAACCAGATGACATTGGATATCAG ATCAAAAATCTTATACGTAAATATATAGAGAAGGATCAAACTATAAATTTAGTTGTGGTGCCGTGTAATGTTGACATAGCAACAACAGAAGCTCTGAAAATGGCACAGGAAGTGGATCCTGAAGGGAAAAGGACATTGG CTATTCTTACAAAGCCAGACCTTATCGACAGGGGAACCGAGAAAAACATCTTGGAAATAGTACGAAATCAAGTGATCCCTTTAAGTAAAGGATACGTCATCGTGAAGTGCCGAGGACAAAAGCAAATTGATGACAAGGTCTCTCTGGCTGAGGCCACTCGAGTAGAGAGGGAATTCTTCAGACGTCATGAATTCTTCAG TTGCCTGTTAAATGAAGAGAGAGCAACTATTCAGTGCCTTGCCACCAAACTGACTCAAGAACTGGTAGATCACATCAAA aaATCGTTACCTTTGATCTCAGAAGAGATCAAAAAGCAGCTGTGGAGCTTGAGAAAAGAGCTGAGTCAGTGTGAAGCCGGCCCACCACTGGACCCGCAGAagaaaaagatattttttatagat ATCTTGACAAAGTTTAATGATAAGATTAACCGCTTGGCATCTGGGGAGGtggtcaacaacaacaacttgttTGTACTGCTTCGTTCTGAGTTCAAAAAATGGAATGATCATCTTGACAGTACAAAGGCATCAT TCCACAGCACGGTCCAGGAGGTGGTGAAAGAATATGATCTGAAGCACAGAGGACGAGAGCTCCCTGGTTTCAGTGACTACAAGGTGTTTGAGATGGTGGTGCAGAGGCTTGTAAACCTGCTAACAACACCAGCCACTGACACACTCAGAGTCATTAGAG AAACCATTCAGAAACAGTTTCAGGATGTGTCCAAAACCTGTTTCCTCAACTACCCTTACCTCCTGTGTGTTGCTACG AACAAGATAGACAACATTCAGTCAAAGCAGGAGGCCAAGGTGGAGCAGAGGATCATGGAGCAGTTTGAGATGGAGCAACTGGTCTACACTCAAGATGGCATCTACTTCAAGACTTTGAATGAGACTAACTCTGCTGAGGGACTAAAAGCTTCAGAAGACAACTTTGCTGGGTTTGACAACAGAAACAAATATCCTGAAATGCTGCAGGCTTATTATGAG ATTGTGGTGCAGCGCTTGGCTGACCAGGTGCCTATGCTGATCCGATACTTCATGCTAAAGGAATCTGCTCAGCTGCTGTGCAGTGAGATGCTGTGTTTAATGGACGGTGCCAATGTGGCCGAGGCTTTGCGTGAAGAATCTGATGTCAGCAGACATCGTGTTGACATCCAGAACCGCACAAACCGACTTACACTTGCTCAAGAGAAACTCAGCAACTTTGTTTGA
- the LOC128506556 gene encoding interferon-induced GTP-binding protein Mx3-like isoform X1, which yields MSLKSLSVYSHLGACVCIYREPLGSLSVYFHPLGNQVAVHTWMMDSEQSSYEDIPNAGESSKRTEGVFHSHLDEKVRPFIDLIDSLRLIGIEEDLALPTIVVIGDQSSGKSSVLEALSGVALPRGSGIVTRCPLELKLRKIKCGVKWQAVISYRKEFIEFDDPSLVERYVETAQNKLAGEGVGICDELITLEIMAHDVCDLTLIDLPGIARVPVKGQPDDIGYQIKNLIRKYIEKDQTINLVVVPCNVDIATTEALKMAQEVDPEGKRTLAILTKPDLIDRGTEKNILEIVRNQVIPLSKGYVIVKCRGQKQIDDKVSLAEATRVEREFFRRHEFFSCLLNEERATIQCLATKLTQELVDHIKKSLPLISEEIKKQLWSLRKELSQCEAGPPLDPQKKKIFFIDILTKFNDKINRLASGEVVNNNNLFVLLRSEFKKWNDHLDSTKASFHSTVQEVVKEYDLKHRGRELPGFSDYKVFEMVVQRLVNLLTTPATDTLRVIRETIQKQFQDVSKTCFLNYPYLLCVATNKIDNIQSKQEAKVEQRIMEQFEMEQLVYTQDGIYFKTLNETNSAEGLKASEDNFAGFDNRNKYPEMLQAYYEIVVQRLADQVPMLIRYFMLKESAQLLCSEMLCLMDGANVAEALREESDVSRHRVDIQNRTNRLTLAQEKLSNFV from the exons aTGTCACTTAAATCACTTTCAGTTTATTCACATCTGGGTGCGTGTGTCTGCATATATAGAGAACCACTCGGATCACTTTCAGTTTATTTCCATCCTTTGGGTAATCAGGTTGCTGTACACACTTGG ATGATGGACAGTGAGCAAAGCAGTTATGAAGACATTCCTAATGCTGGTGAAAGCAG tAAGCGAACGGAAGGGGTGTTTCACAGTCATTTGGATGAGAAGGTTCGTCCCTTTATTGATCTAATCGACTCTTTGAGGCTGATTGGTATTGAAGAAGATTTAGCTTTGCCAACTATAGTTGTAATTGGAGATCAGAGCTCTGGAAAAAGCTCTGTGTTGGAAGCACTATCTGGAGTAGCATTGCCCCGAGGAAGTG GTATTGTTACGAGGTGTCCACTGGAGCTAAAGCTGAGGAAGATTAAATGTGGTGTTAAATGGCAAGCTGTAATATCGTACAGAAAAGAGTTTATTGAGTTTGATGACCCATCACTGGTTGAGCGTTACGTGGAGACAG CCCAGAATAAGCTGGCTGGAGAAGGTGTTGGAATTTGTGATGAACTCATCACTTTGGAGATCATGGCTCATGATGTGTGTGACCTTACACTGATCGATCTTCCTGGGATTGCCCGAGTTCCTGTAAAAGGTCAACCAGATGACATTGGATATCAG ATCAAAAATCTTATACGTAAATATATAGAGAAGGATCAAACTATAAATTTAGTTGTGGTGCCGTGTAATGTTGACATAGCAACAACAGAAGCTCTGAAAATGGCACAGGAAGTGGATCCTGAAGGGAAAAGGACATTGG CTATTCTTACAAAGCCAGACCTTATCGACAGGGGAACCGAGAAAAACATCTTGGAAATAGTACGAAATCAAGTGATCCCTTTAAGTAAAGGATACGTCATCGTGAAGTGCCGAGGACAAAAGCAAATTGATGACAAGGTCTCTCTGGCTGAGGCCACTCGAGTAGAGAGGGAATTCTTCAGACGTCATGAATTCTTCAG TTGCCTGTTAAATGAAGAGAGAGCAACTATTCAGTGCCTTGCCACCAAACTGACTCAAGAACTGGTAGATCACATCAAA aaATCGTTACCTTTGATCTCAGAAGAGATCAAAAAGCAGCTGTGGAGCTTGAGAAAAGAGCTGAGTCAGTGTGAAGCCGGCCCACCACTGGACCCGCAGAagaaaaagatattttttatagat ATCTTGACAAAGTTTAATGATAAGATTAACCGCTTGGCATCTGGGGAGGtggtcaacaacaacaacttgttTGTACTGCTTCGTTCTGAGTTCAAAAAATGGAATGATCATCTTGACAGTACAAAGGCATCAT TCCACAGCACGGTCCAGGAGGTGGTGAAAGAATATGATCTGAAGCACAGAGGACGAGAGCTCCCTGGTTTCAGTGACTACAAGGTGTTTGAGATGGTGGTGCAGAGGCTTGTAAACCTGCTAACAACACCAGCCACTGACACACTCAGAGTCATTAGAG AAACCATTCAGAAACAGTTTCAGGATGTGTCCAAAACCTGTTTCCTCAACTACCCTTACCTCCTGTGTGTTGCTACG AACAAGATAGACAACATTCAGTCAAAGCAGGAGGCCAAGGTGGAGCAGAGGATCATGGAGCAGTTTGAGATGGAGCAACTGGTCTACACTCAAGATGGCATCTACTTCAAGACTTTGAATGAGACTAACTCTGCTGAGGGACTAAAAGCTTCAGAAGACAACTTTGCTGGGTTTGACAACAGAAACAAATATCCTGAAATGCTGCAGGCTTATTATGAG ATTGTGGTGCAGCGCTTGGCTGACCAGGTGCCTATGCTGATCCGATACTTCATGCTAAAGGAATCTGCTCAGCTGCTGTGCAGTGAGATGCTGTGTTTAATGGACGGTGCCAATGTGGCCGAGGCTTTGCGTGAAGAATCTGATGTCAGCAGACATCGTGTTGACATCCAGAACCGCACAAACCGACTTACACTTGCTCAAGAGAAACTCAGCAACTTTGTTTGA